A portion of the Papilio machaon chromosome Z, ilPapMach1.1, whole genome shotgun sequence genome contains these proteins:
- the LOC106719752 gene encoding fibrinogen C domain-containing protein 1 isoform X1, giving the protein MLYILLLALLTMSPISTEVAPDPSRAKKQKHRSDHSDKNAWKKEYEDELSRAMLASRKRDNYTRVVQSAMMSENEAVIEKIMESITTSEKYLKKIDSIDFRLNRLDIEVHEKTNNILKYLAALSKSLQSQLFPEKLDTAIDLLKTDISYVRAKLEKTSQGGITLPYMDTGVYRLESGLDARLKFVEDHIKGIMASVESISGVISEVKHRQNSKLYHNRQESGGGLDSLSIISEFRKALHEQKPKKCECKIGRMDRNERYPTDCHEIQIQGFNVSGIYKIKPDDIDPFYVLCDLSTAGGGWTVFQNRYDGSQDFYKSWSEYKYGFGNLAGEFWLGLEQLHHLTSQKLYELRIELETQHGRDGFAGYSVFTIAPEHEGYRISTLGSFHGSAGDSLSYHAGQKFSTYDADNDEWKEGSCATEHGGAWWYKECDKSNLNGKYTLSAEEPQGQNMYWISFKAPAVPLTKSRMMIRPLPASRPLDYSQYPRKILESTKVKPSEEQQKGLRAKPTFEGAHIRKPYRYEGHTREEVFFPNYS; this is encoded by the exons ATGTTATACATTCTGCTGCTTGCACTCTTGACCATGTCTCCCATATCCACGGAAGTCGCCCCGGATCCTAGTAGAgctaagaaacaaaaacacaGAAGTGACCATTCAGATAAAAACGCATGGAAAAAAGAATACGAAGACGAATTGAGTAGAGCGATGCTTGCATCGAGAAAACGCGACAATTATACTAGAGTTGTGCAGTCAGCTATGATGTCAGAAAACGAGGCTGTCATAGAAAAGATCATGGAGTCGATCACCACAAGTGAAAAATATCTAAAGAAAATCGACAGCATAGATTTCAGACTGAACAGGCTGGACATCGAAGTACACGAGAAAACCAATAACATATTGAAATATCTAGCGGCGCTGTCGAAATCATTGCAAAGTCAATTGTTCCCAGAGAAGTTGGACACTGCAATAGATCTATTAAAGACAGATATAAGTTACGTGAGagcaaaattagaaaaaacatCGCAAGGAGGTATTACTCTACCCTATA TGGATACTGGCGTATACAGATTGGAATCCGGACTTGACGCCCGTCTTAAGTTCGTTGAAGACCATATAAAGGGCATCATGGCCAGCGTTGAGTCTATTTCAGGAGTTATTTCAGAAGTAAAACATCGACAGAACAGTAAACTTTATCACAA CCGACAGGAGTCAGGCGGCGGATTGGACAGCTTGTCAATAATAAGTGAGTTTAGAAAAGCGCTCCATGAACAGAAACCGAAGAAATGTGAATGCAA AATCGGTCGGATGGACCGTAATGAGAGATATCCTACTGACTGTCATGAAATACAAATTCAAGGGTTCAATGTATCAGGCATCTACAAGATCAAACCAGACGATATTGATCCGTTCTATGTTTTGTGTGATCTTAGCACCGCTGGTGGTGGATGGACG gtatTTCAAAATCGTTACGACGGCTCGCAAGATTTTTACAAGTCTTGGTCCGAGTATAAGTATGGCTTCGGCAACTTGGCGGGCGAGTTCTGGTTGGGCTTGGAGCAGTTGCATCATCTCACCAGTCAGAAGCTGTACGAGCTGAGGATCGAGCTGGAGACGCAGCACGGGAGGGACGGCTTCGCAGGATACTCGGTCTTCACCATCGCACCGGAACATGAAGGCTACAGGATAAGCACACTCGGCTCCTTCCATGGATCTGCAG GTGACTCATTATCATACCACGCCGGGCAGAAGTTTTCGACGTACGATGCGGACAACGACGAATGGAAGGAGGGGTCCTGTGCCACCGAACATGGCGGCGCCTGGTGGTACAAAGAATGTGACAAAAG CAACCTTAACGGCAAATATACACTATCTGCGGAGGAGCCACAAGGTCAGAATATGTACTGGATCTCGTTTAAAGCGCCTGCGGTGCCGCTCACCAAGTCACGGATGATGATACGTCCCCTGCCAGCAAGTCGGCCACTCGACTACAGCCAGTATCCCAGG AAAATTTTAGAGAGCACCAAAGTAAAACCGTCAGAAGAACAGCAGAAGGGGCTTCGGGCGAAACCAACGTTCGAGGGGGCACATATAAGGAAGCCTTACCGGTATGAAGGGCACACGCGAGAAGAAGTATTTTTCCCAAATTATTCGTAG
- the LOC106719752 gene encoding techylectin-5A isoform X2, whose amino-acid sequence MLYILLLALLTMSPISTEVAPDPSRAKKQKHRSDHSDKNAWKKEYEDELSRAMLASRKRDNYTRVVQSAMMSENEAVIEKIMESITTSEKYLKKIDSIDFRLNRLDIEVHEKTNNILKYLAALSKSLQSQLFPEKLDTAIDLLKTDISYVRAKLEKTSQGGITLPYMDTGVYRLESGLDARLKFVEDHIKGIMASVESISGVISEVKHRQNSKLYHNRQESGGGLDSLSIISEFRKALHEQKPKKCECKIGRMDRNERYPTDCHEIQIQGFNVSGIYKIKPDDIDPFYVLCDLSTAGGGWTVFQNRYDGSQDFYKSWSEYKYGFGNLAGEFWLGLEQLHHLTSQKLYELRIELETQHGRDGFAGYSVFTIAPEHEGYRISTLGSFHGSAGDSLSYHAGQKFSTYDADNDEWKEGSCATEHGGAWWYKECDKSNLNGKYTLSAEEPQGQNMYWISFKAPAVPLTKSRMMIRPLPASRPLDYSQYPRRAPK is encoded by the exons ATGTTATACATTCTGCTGCTTGCACTCTTGACCATGTCTCCCATATCCACGGAAGTCGCCCCGGATCCTAGTAGAgctaagaaacaaaaacacaGAAGTGACCATTCAGATAAAAACGCATGGAAAAAAGAATACGAAGACGAATTGAGTAGAGCGATGCTTGCATCGAGAAAACGCGACAATTATACTAGAGTTGTGCAGTCAGCTATGATGTCAGAAAACGAGGCTGTCATAGAAAAGATCATGGAGTCGATCACCACAAGTGAAAAATATCTAAAGAAAATCGACAGCATAGATTTCAGACTGAACAGGCTGGACATCGAAGTACACGAGAAAACCAATAACATATTGAAATATCTAGCGGCGCTGTCGAAATCATTGCAAAGTCAATTGTTCCCAGAGAAGTTGGACACTGCAATAGATCTATTAAAGACAGATATAAGTTACGTGAGagcaaaattagaaaaaacatCGCAAGGAGGTATTACTCTACCCTATA TGGATACTGGCGTATACAGATTGGAATCCGGACTTGACGCCCGTCTTAAGTTCGTTGAAGACCATATAAAGGGCATCATGGCCAGCGTTGAGTCTATTTCAGGAGTTATTTCAGAAGTAAAACATCGACAGAACAGTAAACTTTATCACAA CCGACAGGAGTCAGGCGGCGGATTGGACAGCTTGTCAATAATAAGTGAGTTTAGAAAAGCGCTCCATGAACAGAAACCGAAGAAATGTGAATGCAA AATCGGTCGGATGGACCGTAATGAGAGATATCCTACTGACTGTCATGAAATACAAATTCAAGGGTTCAATGTATCAGGCATCTACAAGATCAAACCAGACGATATTGATCCGTTCTATGTTTTGTGTGATCTTAGCACCGCTGGTGGTGGATGGACG gtatTTCAAAATCGTTACGACGGCTCGCAAGATTTTTACAAGTCTTGGTCCGAGTATAAGTATGGCTTCGGCAACTTGGCGGGCGAGTTCTGGTTGGGCTTGGAGCAGTTGCATCATCTCACCAGTCAGAAGCTGTACGAGCTGAGGATCGAGCTGGAGACGCAGCACGGGAGGGACGGCTTCGCAGGATACTCGGTCTTCACCATCGCACCGGAACATGAAGGCTACAGGATAAGCACACTCGGCTCCTTCCATGGATCTGCAG GTGACTCATTATCATACCACGCCGGGCAGAAGTTTTCGACGTACGATGCGGACAACGACGAATGGAAGGAGGGGTCCTGTGCCACCGAACATGGCGGCGCCTGGTGGTACAAAGAATGTGACAAAAG CAACCTTAACGGCAAATATACACTATCTGCGGAGGAGCCACAAGGTCAGAATATGTACTGGATCTCGTTTAAAGCGCCTGCGGTGCCGCTCACCAAGTCACGGATGATGATACGTCCCCTGCCAGCAAGTCGGCCACTCGACTACAGCCAGTATCCCAGG AGAGCACCAAAGTAA